A genomic stretch from Flavobacterium humidisoli includes:
- a CDS encoding response regulator transcription factor produces the protein MKILLLEDDFTLSKEISAFFTSKKFECIPYYDGSFLLKKYFPYEYDLIILDINVPGLNGIEVCKGIRKIDNKTPIIMLTAFSEIEDKLSSFDSGADDYLVKPFHFEELYARVQSLLRRKEVPQQIESKIVVKDLEIFEEDMKVFRSNEEIKLTPKEFKLILILAHAKGKVLSKQFISEKLWDYHIETNQNTIEVYINFLRKKIDKDHEIKLIRTKVGYGYYLSDQE, from the coding sequence ATGAAAATACTACTACTCGAAGACGATTTTACTTTGTCTAAAGAAATCTCAGCATTCTTTACCTCTAAGAAATTCGAGTGTATTCCTTATTATGATGGTTCGTTTTTGCTGAAAAAATATTTCCCTTACGAATACGATTTGATTATTCTTGACATCAATGTTCCTGGATTAAACGGGATAGAGGTTTGTAAAGGCATTCGTAAAATCGATAATAAAACGCCAATAATCATGCTGACTGCTTTTAGTGAAATAGAAGATAAACTGTCTTCTTTTGATAGTGGCGCAGATGATTATTTGGTTAAGCCATTTCATTTTGAAGAATTATATGCTAGAGTACAATCTCTTTTAAGGCGAAAAGAAGTTCCGCAGCAGATAGAAAGTAAAATTGTAGTTAAAGATTTAGAAATTTTTGAAGAAGATATGAAAGTTTTTAGATCTAATGAAGAAATTAAACTTACTCCGAAAGAATTTAAGTTGATTTTAATTTTGGCTCATGCCAAAGGAAAAGTGCTTTCGAAACAATTTATTTCTGAAAAACTTTGGGACTACCATATTGAAACCAATCAAAATACAATTGAAGTTTATATTAACTTTTTGAGAAAGAAAATAGACAAGGATCACGAAATAAAACTTATTCGTACCAAGGTTGGCTACGGCTATTATCTAAGCGATCAAGAATGA
- a CDS encoding endonuclease III domain-containing protein: MDLFGETLDWEAKLRPILKKYKSKKHPLDYQNPYQLLVMVLLSAQDSDANINSIAPVLFEKFPTLKSLSKTNLETFLPYITKVRNHGTKAQWLLDIAKTIKEDSNIPLTMSGLIALKGIGRKSANVILRETGQPAEGIIADLHVIRVAPRIGIIKESKDGNKVEKDLMQALPKEIWSEIGMAISFLGREICRPKPKCPECLLTDICLYYNTEILKN; this comes from the coding sequence ATGGATTTATTTGGAGAAACTTTAGATTGGGAAGCTAAATTAAGACCTATTTTAAAAAAGTATAAAAGCAAAAAACATCCTTTAGATTATCAAAATCCATATCAGTTATTAGTTATGGTTCTTTTGTCTGCTCAAGATTCTGATGCCAATATCAACTCAATTGCACCAGTTTTATTTGAGAAATTCCCAACGCTTAAAAGTCTATCAAAAACTAATCTAGAAACTTTTTTACCCTATATAACTAAAGTTCGTAATCACGGAACTAAAGCACAATGGCTTTTGGATATAGCGAAAACCATAAAAGAGGATAGCAATATTCCTTTAACCATGTCAGGATTAATTGCATTGAAAGGCATTGGAAGAAAATCTGCAAACGTAATTTTGAGAGAAACCGGCCAACCAGCTGAAGGAATTATTGCAGATTTACACGTAATAAGAGTTGCACCAAGAATTGGAATAATTAAGGAATCTAAAGATGGTAATAAAGTAGAAAAAGATTTAATGCAGGCTTTACCGAAAGAAATTTGGTCAGAAATAGGAATGGCAATTTCATTTCTAGGTCGTGAAATCTGCAGACCTAAACCTAAATGCCCCGAATGTCTTTTAACTGATATTTGCCTATACTACAATACCGAAATCCTTAAAAATTAA
- a CDS encoding DUF4294 domain-containing protein, protein MRLTTFLFILLVCFSSKAQVTPKENEQMGYILTEKDSILGDTIQLPEIIISKGQKMSPEEMKQFQILQNRVYKVYPYAKLAAERLTALNNGMARLKTNREKKKYFKIVEDYLNNEFEERLKKLSRKQGQILVKLVHRQTGITTYELIKTLKSGFKAFVSNTTANLFDISLKEEYKPYDVNEDYLIETILVRAFESGRLTNQKPANPLNYEDLAEKWQQKAKDLNKK, encoded by the coding sequence ATGAGATTAACCACCTTTTTATTTATACTCTTAGTTTGTTTTTCATCTAAAGCCCAAGTTACTCCCAAAGAGAACGAACAAATGGGCTATATATTAACAGAGAAAGATTCTATTTTAGGCGACACCATTCAATTGCCAGAAATAATTATTTCAAAAGGACAGAAGATGAGTCCAGAAGAAATGAAACAATTTCAAATTCTTCAAAATAGAGTGTATAAAGTTTATCCGTATGCAAAATTAGCCGCAGAGCGATTAACGGCATTGAATAACGGAATGGCACGTTTGAAAACCAACCGTGAAAAGAAGAAGTATTTCAAAATTGTAGAAGATTATCTAAATAATGAATTTGAAGAAAGACTTAAAAAACTTTCTAGAAAACAAGGACAGATTTTAGTAAAGCTAGTCCATCGCCAAACAGGAATTACAACATACGAACTCATAAAAACACTAAAAAGTGGATTCAAGGCCTTCGTTTCGAATACAACAGCCAATTTGTTTGATATTAGTTTAAAAGAAGAATACAAACCCTACGATGTAAACGAAGACTATTTGATAGAAACGATTTTGGTAAGAGCATTTGAATCTGGCCGATTGACAAATCAAAAGCCAGCCAATCCTCTGAATTATGAAGATCTAGCGGAAAAATGGCAGCAAAAAGCAAAAGATTTAAATAAGAAATAA
- a CDS encoding M42 family metallopeptidase, with translation MSTNSILNDTSIAFLESYLNNASPTGYESEGQKLWMEYLKPYVDTFITDTYGTAVGVINPDAPYKVVIEGHADEISWYVNYITEDGLIYVIRNGGSDHQIAPSKRVNIHTKKGIVKGVFGWPAIHTRLRDKEEIPKLSNIFIDLGCENKEQVEALGVHVGCVITYPDEFMILNENKFVCRAIDNRMGGFMIAEVARLLKENNKTLPFGLYIVNSVQEEIGLRGAEMIAHRIKPNVAIVTDVCHDTTTPMIDKKVEGDLKMGKGPVIGYSPAIQNKLRDLIVDTAEENKIPFQRHATSRATGTDTDAFAYSNGGVPSALISLPLRYMHTTVEMVHRDDVENVIQLIYESLQKIENNETFSYFN, from the coding sequence ATGAGTACAAATTCTATCTTAAATGATACTTCTATAGCATTCTTAGAAAGCTACCTAAATAACGCTTCTCCTACTGGTTACGAAAGTGAAGGCCAAAAACTTTGGATGGAGTATTTGAAACCCTATGTTGATACTTTTATAACTGATACTTACGGAACCGCTGTTGGAGTAATCAATCCTGACGCTCCGTATAAAGTGGTTATTGAAGGGCATGCTGATGAAATTTCGTGGTATGTAAATTATATTACAGAAGATGGTTTAATATATGTTATTAGAAATGGTGGTTCTGATCATCAGATTGCCCCTTCTAAAAGAGTAAACATTCATACTAAAAAGGGAATCGTTAAAGGCGTTTTTGGATGGCCAGCTATTCATACTCGTTTACGTGACAAAGAAGAAATTCCAAAACTAAGTAATATTTTTATTGATTTAGGTTGCGAAAACAAAGAGCAAGTTGAAGCTTTAGGTGTTCATGTTGGATGTGTAATTACTTATCCTGATGAATTTATGATTTTAAACGAAAATAAATTTGTCTGCCGTGCGATCGACAATAGAATGGGTGGTTTTATGATTGCTGAAGTTGCTCGTTTACTAAAAGAAAACAATAAAACACTTCCTTTTGGTTTATACATAGTAAATTCTGTCCAAGAGGAAATTGGTCTTCGCGGTGCCGAAATGATCGCACATAGAATAAAACCGAATGTTGCCATTGTTACCGATGTTTGCCATGACACCACTACTCCAATGATTGATAAAAAAGTGGAAGGCGACCTTAAAATGGGCAAAGGTCCTGTTATTGGGTACTCTCCTGCTATTCAGAATAAACTTCGCGATTTGATTGTAGATACTGCTGAAGAAAACAAAATTCCTTTTCAGAGACATGCTACTTCTCGTGCAACAGGGACAGATACTGATGCTTTTGCTTATAGTAATGGAGGTGTTCCTTCTGCATTGATTTCACTTCCATTGCGTTACATGCATACAACTGTAGAAATGGTACATAGAGATGACGTTGAAAATGTTATTCAATTGATTTATGAGTCATTACAGAAGATTGAGAACAATGAAACTTTCTCTTATTTCAATTAA
- a CDS encoding alpha/beta hydrolase yields the protein MAKKAINPTKSLKIPKIIIISAKICAFISTKLVTKFAAKIFTTPIKHKVPKRELEMDAKSIQELIFVPSIDKSIVTYSYGQSQRKVLLVHGWSGRGTQLFKIADELLAQGYSTVSFDAPAHGKSKGTTTIMSEFIASILEIEKQFGPFEIAIGHSLGGMSVLNAIKDGFKIEKAVVIGSGDIIQDILDEFTSKLGLQKEISNHLKDAFESKYQVIMDDFSAYRAAQKINIPVLVIHDNDDPEVSVKAGKHIYENLKNGSLFLTDGLGHRKILGNQNVIRKILEFIKIN from the coding sequence ATGGCAAAAAAGGCAATTAATCCTACTAAATCATTAAAAATTCCTAAGATTATTATAATATCTGCGAAAATTTGTGCTTTTATATCCACAAAGTTAGTTACAAAATTTGCCGCAAAGATTTTTACAACACCTATAAAGCATAAAGTTCCGAAAAGAGAATTAGAAATGGATGCTAAAAGCATTCAAGAATTAATCTTTGTCCCTTCAATTGATAAAAGTATTGTTACATACTCATATGGACAAAGTCAACGCAAAGTATTATTGGTTCATGGCTGGTCTGGGAGAGGAACGCAACTCTTTAAAATTGCTGATGAACTTTTGGCACAGGGATATTCAACAGTTAGTTTTGATGCTCCTGCACATGGAAAATCAAAAGGAACGACAACAATAATGTCAGAGTTTATAGCCTCTATCTTAGAAATAGAAAAACAATTTGGTCCTTTTGAAATTGCAATTGGGCATTCTTTAGGCGGAATGTCGGTTCTAAATGCGATAAAAGATGGATTTAAAATAGAAAAAGCTGTAGTTATAGGAAGTGGTGATATTATTCAGGATATTTTAGATGAATTTACTTCTAAACTGGGTTTACAAAAAGAAATTAGCAATCATTTGAAAGATGCTTTTGAAAGTAAATATCAAGTAATAATGGATGATTTTTCAGCCTATCGAGCAGCTCAAAAAATCAATATTCCTGTTTTGGTTATACATGATAATGATGATCCTGAAGTATCCGTAAAAGCTGGAAAGCATATTTATGAAAATCTTAAAAATGGATCTTTATTTTTAACTGATGGGTTAGGACACAGAAAAATACTAGGAAATCAAAATGTAATCAGAAAAATTCTAGAATTCATTAAAATCAATTAA
- a CDS encoding nuclear transport factor 2 family protein, producing the protein MRIYIIIFFLLLGLSSNAQKQEVQKCIESFFEGFHQRDSTKIKLVCSNKMILQSITESVVKGNKLSDESVKEFYKSIASIPSSMKFQEKILSYTIQIDGAMAHVWTPYEFYLNDKLSHSGVNAFTLFKEKDSWKIIYLIDTRRK; encoded by the coding sequence ATGAGAATTTATATCATTATATTTTTTCTTCTTTTAGGATTATCTTCGAATGCTCAAAAGCAAGAAGTTCAAAAATGCATTGAATCTTTTTTTGAGGGATTTCATCAGAGAGATTCAACAAAGATCAAATTGGTTTGTTCGAATAAAATGATTCTGCAATCTATTACTGAAAGCGTTGTCAAAGGAAATAAATTATCTGATGAAAGTGTGAAAGAGTTCTATAAATCTATTGCATCTATTCCTTCAAGTATGAAATTCCAAGAAAAAATATTGAGTTATACTATTCAGATTGACGGAGCAATGGCGCATGTTTGGACGCCTTATGAATTTTATTTAAATGATAAATTAAGCCATTCTGGTGTAAATGCCTTTACTTTATTTAAAGAAAAAGATTCGTGGAAGATTATTTATTTGATTGATACAAGAAGAAAATAA
- a CDS encoding DUF1569 domain-containing protein, with the protein MQNVFLKEDCDQFITRINELKTDSLPLWGKMSVDQMLAHCNVTYEMVYDNIHSKPNAFMKLLLKLLAKNKVVNETPYQRSLSTAPQFIIKGNRDFGLEKSRLISYVQKTQELGEKEFDGKESLSFGKLSSKEWNNMFAKHLDHHLSQFGV; encoded by the coding sequence ATGCAAAATGTTTTTCTCAAAGAAGATTGTGATCAATTTATTACTAGGATTAATGAGCTTAAAACAGATTCTCTGCCACTTTGGGGAAAAATGTCTGTTGATCAAATGTTGGCTCATTGTAACGTTACATATGAAATGGTTTATGATAATATCCATTCGAAGCCAAATGCTTTCATGAAGCTTCTGTTAAAGCTATTGGCTAAAAATAAAGTTGTAAATGAAACTCCTTATCAAAGAAGCCTTAGTACAGCTCCGCAATTTATTATTAAAGGCAATCGTGATTTTGGGCTAGAAAAAAGCAGACTGATTTCCTATGTTCAAAAAACGCAAGAATTAGGAGAAAAAGAATTTGATGGGAAAGAATCTCTTTCTTTTGGTAAGTTGTCTTCTAAAGAGTGGAATAATATGTTCGCGAAACATTTAGACCATCATTTATCTCAATTTGGTGTTTAA
- a CDS encoding glycogen synthase codes for MEIFHISAECYPVAKVGGLGDVVGALPKYQQAAGHSVRVVLPCYETKFKNENDFECVHWGTVELGNYNFPFSVLKEKTDKLGFELYLIEINELFNRPNIYGYEDDIERFLSFQIATLDWIIARNTTPDVINCHDHHTGIIPFLLQFAYKYESIKNVKTVITIHNGLYQGWFGFDKLYYLPKFDLKHVGFLEWSNSINSLAVGIKCANAVTTVSPSYLNEINISANGLESLFNSVRSKSKGILNGIDIEVWNPMKDQMIEENYSIDDFEAGKRKNKEKLCEQFELDPSKPLFSFIGRLFEEKGGDLLPHAAALALSEHLGEINILILGSGNSEIETQLTQLRNDYKGNYNVFIGYNEDLAHLIYAGSDYILMPSRVEPCGLNQMYAMRYGTIPIVRRTGGLRDTVIDFGDEGNGICHDQASVADVCYSINRAVRLYEDKINFNKVLKRGMSADHSWERVCQEYIEIYNLIIQQNEI; via the coding sequence ATGGAAATATTTCATATTAGTGCAGAATGTTATCCTGTGGCAAAGGTTGGGGGATTGGGCGATGTAGTTGGTGCATTGCCAAAATATCAACAAGCTGCTGGTCATTCTGTTAGAGTTGTACTTCCTTGCTATGAAACGAAGTTTAAAAATGAAAATGATTTTGAATGTGTTCATTGGGGTACAGTTGAATTAGGAAATTATAATTTTCCGTTTAGTGTTCTAAAAGAAAAAACAGATAAGTTAGGTTTTGAATTATATCTAATAGAGATTAATGAATTATTTAATCGCCCAAATATTTATGGTTACGAAGATGATATCGAGAGATTTTTATCTTTTCAGATTGCCACGCTTGATTGGATCATAGCACGCAATACAACTCCAGATGTTATTAATTGTCATGATCATCATACAGGCATTATTCCATTTTTACTGCAGTTTGCTTATAAATATGAAAGCATAAAAAATGTAAAAACAGTTATTACGATTCATAACGGCCTATATCAAGGTTGGTTTGGTTTTGATAAATTATATTATCTGCCAAAATTTGATTTAAAACATGTTGGATTTTTAGAATGGAGCAATTCCATCAACTCTTTGGCAGTTGGTATTAAATGCGCCAATGCTGTAACTACAGTATCTCCAAGTTATTTAAATGAAATTAATATTTCAGCAAATGGTTTAGAATCTTTATTTAATTCTGTAAGAAGTAAATCTAAAGGAATTTTAAACGGAATTGATATTGAAGTCTGGAACCCGATGAAAGATCAAATGATTGAGGAGAATTATTCGATTGATGATTTTGAAGCTGGAAAAAGAAAGAATAAAGAGAAACTGTGTGAACAATTTGAGCTAGATCCATCAAAACCATTATTTAGCTTTATTGGTCGATTGTTTGAAGAAAAAGGAGGTGATTTGCTGCCGCATGCTGCTGCTTTGGCTTTATCTGAACATCTTGGGGAAATTAATATCTTGATTTTAGGTTCAGGAAATTCAGAAATTGAGACGCAATTAACTCAATTACGAAATGATTATAAAGGAAATTATAATGTTTTTATAGGTTATAATGAAGATTTAGCGCATTTGATTTATGCAGGTTCAGATTACATTTTAATGCCTTCTAGGGTAGAACCTTGTGGATTAAATCAGATGTATGCAATGCGTTATGGAACAATTCCAATCGTTAGAAGAACTGGAGGTTTAAGGGATACGGTTATTGATTTTGGAGATGAAGGAAATGGCATTTGTCATGATCAAGCTTCGGTTGCTGATGTATGCTATTCAATAAATCGTGCTGTTAGGTTGTATGAGGATAAAATAAACTTCAATAAAGTTTTAAAAAGAGGAATGTCAGCAGATCATTCCTGGGAAAGAGTTTGCCAAGAATATATCGAAATATACAACTTAATAATTCAGCAAAATG